The nucleotide window TGGCAATCGGCTGAGCGGGCACCAGCTTCTCCGTCTTGTCGCTGTGAAGCGCGACACTGTCGCTGCCGTCGCGATAGAGATTGAGACCGACGCGATTGAATGGCGCGTCCACGAGGGCGCGCACGGCTTCGAATGCTTCGCCCAATGGCGCGGGCAGGTCGCCGGAATCACGCGCGAAAGTTGCGAGCAGGCGCGGCACGGCAACCTCGCGCTCGTACATCATGCGCTGCTGACTGAGCCAGCCGACATTGCGCAGCGCCGCCTCGAACCACTGCCGCGCCGTGGCAGCCGGGATCGACTCGGGCAGATAGCGGATCCCGCCTTCCTCGTCGTGGAGAAGGGACACGGGCTCGGGCGCGAATAGAGCTTGCTGGGACACCATGATTCCGACGTGAGCGGGGAGCCGCCGGCTCGGGAAACGGAGCGGCGGCTCGGACAGGTCATTATACTGTGTTTTTATACAGTACTCGTGGCCTGTCATGCGCGCGGGGCCGCCCTCCGCACGGACTCACTCGCCCGGGCTATACAGGTCGAGCAGCTTGAGCGTCACGCCATTGGTCCAGCCGAAGCCATCCTGCAGCGGATATTCGCCACCGCCGCCGCCGCCCGTTCCCGCACCTTCCACCACGTATTTCTCGACCAGCTTCTGATCGGACGCATAGACGCCTTTGACATCGGTGAGGAAGCGCGTGCCGATCTGCTGCGCGAGCGCGTCCTGGCCATAGCGCTTCAAGCCCTGGATGGCGGCCCAGTGCAGCGGCGCCCAGCCGTTCGGCGCATCCCACTGCTGCGTCGTGTTGTAGGTCGTCGTGACGAGGCCGCCCGGTTGCAACAAGGTCGACTGCACCTGTTTCGCTGTCTTGAGCGCGCGCTCCGGCCACGCCGCTCCGACGAAGAGCGGAAACACCATCGCCGCGGTCTTGTTGTCGCGCGGTTTGGCGAGTTGCCAGTCGTAGTCGCCGTAATAGCCGTTGGGATTCCACAGATAGCGGTTGATGCCGAGCGCACGCTTCGCGGCGCGTTGCGCGAATTCGCCGACACAGCGGAAATCGCGCGTCTCGCCGCAACCTTTGGCGATAGTGATCTCCAGATGGAACATCAGGCTGTTCAGGTCGACCGGAATGATCGACGTGGTGCGCACGGTCGCGAGCGTCATGTTGTCGCCGAACCAGCGTGAGCTGAAATCCCAGCCGCTTTCGGCGGTCGCCCGCAACTCGCGGTAGACGTCGTTGGGATTGCGGCCGGTGGCCTGCTGGGCGGTCTGGATGTCCTCCAGATACGATTCATCGCGCGCCGTGTCGAGCTCATCCCAGTAGCGGTTGAGCACCGTGCGATCCGGCATCACGACGACATTGCGCGTGGCCGAGCCGGGTTGCGTGGTGTTCTCGCCCTGCATCCAGTACGCGTATTCGTTGCGCAACGCCGGCAAATACTTCTGATAGACGCCGTGGCCTTCCACCTTCGCCGCGAGCTCCACCATGTGCGAGAAAAACGGCGGCTGTGAACGGTCGAGATAGTAGGTGCGATTGCCGTTCGGAATGTGGCCGAAGGTTTTGATCTCGTAGGCGAAGTTGTCGAGCATATCGTCGACGAGATTTTCGTTGCCCGATTCCTGCAGCCCCAGCATCGTGAAGTACGTGTCCCAGTAGTAGCCTTCGCGGAAGCGGCCGCCCGGCACCACATACGGTTTCGGCAACGGAATCAGCGAACTGTTCGGCGGCGCGCTGGTAGTGGTGCGGGTCAGCGCGGGCCACAGCCAGTTGATGTGCTCACGCAGCGTCTGATTGGCGGGCGGCGTGATGACTGGCTCGCTCGGCGGCGTGAAATATTTATTGACGAACTTCGCCAGCGAAAAA belongs to Paraburkholderia sp. FT54 and includes:
- the treA gene encoding alpha,alpha-trehalase TreA translates to MIESSQLRDFGRAGTASRTSFPTAESTRLHRIAAASSFVFLISLAGVCHADTQVGGTLPPAPDILYGDLFVAVQTAQIYPDQKTFVDATPNIDPATIVQLYEQHKNNPGFSLAKFVNKYFTPPSEPVITPPANQTLREHINWLWPALTRTTTSAPPNSSLIPLPKPYVVPGGRFREGYYWDTYFTMLGLQESGNENLVDDMLDNFAYEIKTFGHIPNGNRTYYLDRSQPPFFSHMVELAAKVEGHGVYQKYLPALRNEYAYWMQGENTTQPGSATRNVVVMPDRTVLNRYWDELDTARDESYLEDIQTAQQATGRNPNDVYRELRATAESGWDFSSRWFGDNMTLATVRTTSIIPVDLNSLMFHLEITIAKGCGETRDFRCVGEFAQRAAKRALGINRYLWNPNGYYGDYDWQLAKPRDNKTAAMVFPLFVGAAWPERALKTAKQVQSTLLQPGGLVTTTYNTTQQWDAPNGWAPLHWAAIQGLKRYGQDALAQQIGTRFLTDVKGVYASDQKLVEKYVVEGAGTGGGGGGEYPLQDGFGWTNGVTLKLLDLYSPGE
- a CDS encoding alpha-ketoglutarate-dependent dioxygenase AlkB, producing MVSQQALFAPEPVSLLHDEEGGIRYLPESIPAATARQWFEAALRNVGWLSQQRMMYEREVAVPRLLATFARDSGDLPAPLGEAFEAVRALVDAPFNRVGLNLYRDGSDSVALHSDKTEKLVPAQPIAIISLGASRRMSIRPKTGTSSGRTLHIELEPGSCLVMSYASQFTHEHGIPKLAGATQPRISLAFRCFSG